Genomic segment of Paucidesulfovibrio longus DSM 6739:
TGTTCGAGGAATCCCTTGGATTCCCAGGGCTGGCCGCAGCAGAGCTTCTTCAGCCCCTGCGGGAGCACGATTTCGTATCCGGCCTTGGCCAGGACGCTGCGGGTGTGTTCGCAGATGGTGCTCTTGTCCGTGTCGCGCTTTTCCGGGCCCATGTGCCGGGCGATGCAGCTGGGGAAGTAGACCACGCGCAGCCCGCCGCCGGGCCGGGAAGGTTCGCAGGCGCTGTTGCCCGCGCGCGGCATGGAGGTGTTCCAGCGCGGCATCCGCTTGCCGGAATACTTGTGCAGGCCGTTGCAGAGCCCGTCCATGATCCGGTCGCCGAGCAGGTCGTGCGCGGCTCCGGCGGACTTCAGGGCCGCGCGCACCGCTGTCGCGCTCAGGGCGAACTGTCCGGCCGCGGCCGAGGCCAGCCGGTTGCCGAACCCGCCGTGCTGCCAGGAGCGGTAGAGCTTGATGAACTTGCCCGTGTCGATGGTCACGGGACAGCGCAGGGCGCAGAGTCCGTCCGCGGCGCAGGTGGCGTCGCCGTCGTAGTCGTAGCGTTCCTTGAAGGCCTTGACGGCTTCCTCGGACGCGCCGCCCTGGCGCTGGCGGGAGATTTCGCGGAAGGCCACGATGCGCTGCCTGGGGGTCAGGGTCAGGGACTTGGACGGGCAGATGGGCTCGCAGAAGCCGCACTCGATGCAGCGGTCGATGAGGTCGTCGGCCTTGGGCAGCGGCTTGAGATCCTTGAGATGCGCCTGGGGGTCGTCGTTGAGGATCACGCCGGGATTGAGCAGCCCCTTGGGGTCGAACAGGTTCTTGACCTCCCGCATCAGCTCGAAGGCGGCGCGGCCCCATTCCAGCTCCACGAAGTGGGCCATGTTCCGGCCCGTGCCGTGCTCGGCCTTGAGCGAACCCTTGTACTTGTCCGCGACCATGTGGGTCACGTCCTCCATGAACGCCGCGTAGCGGTCGATCTCGGACTGGACGTTGAAATCCTGCGTGAAGACGAAATGCAGGTTTCCTTCCAGGGCGTGGCCGAAGATGATGGCCTTGTCGTAGCCGTGCTTGCGGAAGAGTTCCTGAAGTTCCAGGGTGGCGTCCGCCAGGTCCGCGATGGGGAAGGCCACGTCCTCGATGATGACCGTGGTTCCCGCGTCGCGCACGGCGCCCACGGCCGGGAAGAGTCCCTTGCGCACGTTCCAGAGCACGTTGTACTCGGCGGGCACGGGCGTGAAGCGGTGCGGCTCCAGCGGGGGGATGTCCTTGACCAGGTCCAGGGCGGCCTCGATCTTGGTTTGCAGCTCCGCGGCGGTTTCGGCGCGCACTTCCACGAGCAGGGCCGCGGCGTCCGGACCGAGCCCGGCCAGGCCTTCGGGCATGCCCGGCTTGGCCTCCACCGAGGCGATGGCCGCGCGGTCCATGATCTCGGCGGCGGCCACGGGCAGCCCGCGCAGGATGGTGGCGGCCCGGCAGGCGCTGCGGATGTCGGGAAAACGCATCAGGGCCGAGGCCTTGTGCGCGTGCTCCACCACGGTGCGGTAGACTACGCGGGAAATGAAGGCCAACGTGCCCTCGGAACCCACGAGCAGGTGCTGGAGGATTTCGAAGGGGTCTTCGAAATCCACGATGGCGTTGAGGCTGTAGCCCGTGGTGTTCTTGATCTTGAATTTGTGGCGGATGAGCCCGGCCAGTTCCTCGTCGGCCAGCACGCGCGCCCGCAGGTCCGCGAGCCCGTCGAGGATCTTTCCGTGGGATTTGGCGAAAGCCTCGCGGCTGGCCGCGTCCCCGGTGTCCAGGGGCGTGCCGTCGGCCAGCACGATGCGCAGCGAGTCGAGGGTCTTGTAGGAGTTTTCCGCCACGCCGCAGCACATGCCGGAGGCGTTGTTGGCCACGATGCCGCCGATCTTGCAGGTGTCGATGCTCGCGGGGTCCGGGCCGATCTTCTTGCCGTGCGGCGCGAGAATCCGGTTGGCGTGGCTGCCGATGATGCCCGGTTCCAGGGCGATCCTGGCCGCGTTGTCCAGGATTTCATATCGGTTCCAGCCGTCGCCCAGGCGCACGAGGATGGAATCGCTGATGGCCTGGCCGGAGAGGCTGGTTCCCGCGGCGCGGAAAGTCACGGGAACCTGGTGCCGGTTCACGATGCGCAGGATCTCCACCACTTCGGATTCGCGGTCCGTGTCCGCCACGATCTTCGGGATCAGGCGGTAGAAGCTCGCGTCCGTGCCGTAGGCGAGCGTGCGGAGCGGGTCCGTGTAGAGTCTGTCTTCAGGGATGACCCTGACCAATTCCTTGTAGATTTCATCATACGGCGCGGGCAGCATGAATTGCTCCTTGGTTATGGGAAACGGCGCACAGGCCGGAGAAGGACCAAACCTAGCACGGCGCGCGGTACGAGTACACCCGGCGGCCCGGAAAACAGGTTAAAATGTAACGCGCGCGGCGCAATGGTCCGTGCGCGATGGTTCGTGCGGATGTTCTCGGCGCAATGGTCTTGGCGCAATGGTCCAGGCGCGCGCAGCCCGGATGCGCAGCCCGTCCGGGACAGAACCCCGTCCGCGTGATATGGTCGCGCCAGAGCGCGGACGGTCCGGACAACAAAGGGCCGGGCGCGTTTTTTCGCAACACGTGAGCAAAGGAGTTCAGCAATGGGCAAGGCGGTCGTATTGCACGCCACAGGCGGGCCGGAAGCGCTCTCCTGGGAGGATTTCGAACCCGGAACCCCTGGTCCGGGCGAAGCGCTGGTGGCTCACGAGGCCGTGGGCGTGAATTTCATCGACATTTATCAGCGGACAGGGCTTTACCCCCTGCCGAAACTGCCTGCCGTGCTCGGCCTGGAAGGGGCGGGAGTTGTCGAGGCCGTGGGCGAGGGCGTGACCGAGGTCGCGGTGGGCGACCGGGTCGCCTATGCGGGCGGGCCTCCGGGCGCGTATGCCGAAAAACGGCTCATCCCGGCGCACCGCCTCGTGCCGCTGCCCGCTTTTCTCTCCTTTCACGACGCCGCCTCAGTCATGCTCCGGGGCATGACCGCGCGCTACCTGCTCAAGGGCTGCTACCCGGTCGGTCCGGAGAGCGTCATTCTCGTGCACGCGGCCTCCGGGGGCGTGGGCACGCTGCTGACGCAGTGGGCGCATTCCCTCGGCGCAACGGTCATCGGCACCGTGGGCAGCGAGGCAAAGGCCGTCCAGGCCAGGGAAAACGGCTGCGACCATGTCATCCTCTACCGCGAGGAGGACTTCGTGGCCGGAGTGCGGGAGTTCACGCGGGGCCGGGGCGTGGACGCGGTCTACGATTCCGTGGGACAGGCCACGTTCCTCAAGTCCCTGGACTGCCTGCGGCCCATGGGCATGATGGTTTCCTTCGGCCAGTCCTCCGGCAGCGTGGAGCCGTTCAGCCCGGGGCTGCTGGCCTCCAAGGGCTCCCTGTTCCTGACCCGGCCCAGCCTGATGGAATACACCCGCAAGCGCGAAGACCTGCTCGCGCACGCCGAGGATCTCTTCGGAGTGCTGGAACAGGGCGCGGTCAAGGCCAAGATCAATCAGGAATACCCCCTGCGCGAGGTGGGACTGGCCCACTCGGATCTGGAATCCCGCCGCACCAGCGGCTGCACCGTATTGCAGGTCTAGGCGAAGCCATTGTTTCACACCATTCTCGCCCTCGTGGTCACGGCTTTGCACGGCTATCTGTTCTGGCGGCTGTCCTCGATTCCGGTTGTCCGGCGGCACGTGCCGCGAGCGGTTCTGTTCGCACTGGCAGCGGCGCTCTGGGGCTGCTTCTTCCTGGACCGTCTTCTCGCTCCGGAAGCGGCGAGCGCCCTGGGCGTGTTTCTGGAACTCTGGAGCATGTCCTGGATGGCCATGCTTTTTCTCATGTTCGTGGCGGTCTTTGCCGTGGATGCGGCGACCTGCTTCGGGCTGCTTCTGCGGCGGCGGGCTCCGACCCTGCGCGGCGCGGCGTTCCTGGTCGGGATCGCCTTTTCCTGCCTGGCCCTGATCCAGGGACTCCGGCCGCCCGAGGTCGAGGAATACGACGTGAACCTGCCGGGGCTGCCCGCGGAACTGGACGGCACCGTGCTGGTCGCGCTTTCGGACCTGCACCTGGGTACGCTGCTGGGCCGGGAATGGCTGGATGCGCGCGTCCGGCAGGTCGAGGCCCTGCGCCCCGACCTGGTGGTGCTCACGGGAGACGTCTTCGAGGGGCACGGCGTTCCCGGAGAAGATCTGATCGCGGGGCTGCGCGGGCTTTCCGCGCCGCTCGGCGTCTGGGGGGTGCTGGGAAACCACGACCTGCACATGCCCGGCATGGACATCGGACCGGTCTTTGCCCGGTCCGGGGTGCGCCTTTTGCGCAACTCCCGCGTGCAGCTCGCGCCCGGATTGGTCCTGGCCGGGGTGGACAATCTCTCTTCGCGCGGGGACCAGCGCAACATTCCGGCATATTTTTCCAGGACGCTGGACGGCCGTCCCCAAGGAGCCGCCATTCTGCTTTCGCACGCGCCCGTGGGCGCGAAACTGGCAGAGGCCAAGGGCATCGGGCTGATGCTCGCCGGACACACCCACGGCGGACAGATCTGGCCCTTCGGCTATCTCGTGAAACGGCAATTCCGCTATTTCACGGGCGCCTATCGCCTCGGTCCCATGACCCTGATCGTCTCGCGCGGGACCGGAACCTGGGGGCCGCGCATGCGGCTCTGGCTGCCGGGCGAGATTCAGCGCATCGCCCTGCACCCCGGATGAGGGGGCGAATTCGCGGCAGCGGGTCACGCCGATTCGTATCCATGCTTATGCAAATCATAATCATCTAGTAATACGAATTAAAAATAGGAAATTGATAGAATTTTGTCAGCTCTTTTGAGACTCAAAAAGCGGCTTTTGGGCAGAAATTGGGACGAAGGCGGCGCAGGATTCAACCCTCCTGGGAGTCGATGCGTTGAAATGGGGGGAGAGGAAACCAACCGGTTTTGCTGGGAGGTACATCTGAAGGCTTTGTCGGTACGCCAGCCATGGGCGCAGCTCATCGCTCAAGGTGATAAAACTATCGAGGTGCGCAATCGACCGTGGTCCTACAGGGACCAGCTGGTGATCTGCGCGACGGCTCGGCCGATTGAACTCGACGACGACGGGGAGCCGCTGCCCGTGGGGTGTGCCGTCGCCATAGTGGATATGGTTGACTGCCGACCACTGCGGCCAGACGATGCTTTCCCGGCTTGCATGGATGGAGATTGTGGCGATTTCACGAGTGACGAGTGCGCAGGCAAATGGGCATGGGTGCTTTCCGGCTCCCGCATGGTGGAAAATGTTCCGGTCAAGGGGCAATTGCAGCCGTGGGATTGGAAAGGAAAACCGCTTTAGTCCTCGCGGTCGAAACAGGGAAGAGGGCCAAGGGCGCAAAAAAAGGCGGCTAGATTCTGGATCTAACCGCCTGATTTCTCGTGGCGTCCCCAAGGGGATTTGAACCCCTGTTAACGGCGTGAGAGGCCGTCGTCCTAGGCCACTAGACGATGGGGACACAGCTTAACTGGTGGGCCGTATTGGGCTCGAACCAATGACTCTCTGCTTAAAAGGCAGATACTCTACCATCTGAGTTAACGGCCCACTTTGGAACGGCCCCGTTAAGGGAACGCTTTGATATACGTTTGCCCTTGTGCGTGTCAAGCACGAACTTCAGAAAAATAATCAGCAAACGACGAATCTCTAATACTTTAGTATGATTGACGAAAAAAGATAATGCTTGAAATAGGGCATTGCTTGGTGTATAGAACAAATCCCATTTACCCCCAAAAAACCCTCCTGAGTCGAAAGGGAGATATGAGAATGACCCGAAAAGACCGCACCGAAGGCATCTACTCCAGGCGCGAAGTCCTGGACGAATCCGAAAGGCGGCAATACTACCAGCTGCAGCTTAAGGAGCTTCTGAGCTACGCCTACCGGTATTCGGAGGACGTGAAGAAGCGTTTCGACAGGGCACAGTTCAACGTCGAGAAGTTCAAGACCCTGTCCGACCTCAAGCATATCCCCATCATCAAAAAGAAAGAGCTGATCTTTTTGCAGTCCATGGGACCGCGCCTGGGCGGACTGCTGACCAAGGATCTCGGCGAGCTTCGCCGCGTGTTTCTCTCCCCCGGACCGATCTTCGACCCCGAAGACCGCACCGAGGACTACTGGGGCTGGACCGAGGGCTTTTATGCCGCCGGCTTCCGCTCCGGCGACGTGACCCAGATCACGTTCAACTACCATCTCGCCCCGGCGGGCCTGATGTTCGAGGAGCCGCTCAAGGCGCTTTCCTGCGCCGTGATTCCGGCCGGCCCCTCCAGCACCGCCAGCCAGATCGAGATCATGCAGAAGCTGCGCGTCACCGGATACGTGGGCACGCCCAGCTTTCTCATGCACCTGGCCCAGAAGGCCGAGGAGATGGGACTTTCCCTGCGCAAGGATCTCTTCATGGAAGTGGCCTTCGTCACGGGCGAGAAATTCTCCGAGAAGATGCGCACCACCCTGGAGAAGAAGTTCGACTGCATCATGCGCCAGGGCTACGGCACAGCGGACGTGGGCTGCATCGGCTACGAGTGCTTCCACAAGTCCGGCCTGCACCTGAGCAACCGCGCCTTCGTGGAAATCTGCCATCCGGACACGGGCATCCCGCTCAAGGACGGCGAAGTGGGCGAGATCGTGGTCACGGCCTTCAACAAGACCTACCCGCTCATCCGCCTGGCCACGGGCGACCTCGGCTACCTGGACCGCAGCTCCTGCCAGTGCGGGCGCACCAGCCCCCGCCTCGGCGGCATCGTCGGCCGGGTGGACACCACGGCCCGCATCAAGGGCATGTTCGTCTACCCGCACCAGGTCGAGCAGGTCATGGCCCAGTTCGACGAGATCAAGCGCTGGCAGATCGAGGTCACCAACCCCGGCGGCGTGGACGAGATGGTCCTGAACATCGAGTCCGGCTCCTTCAAGCGCGAGGACGAGCTGCTGCATACCTTCCGCGAGAAGATCAAGCTGCGCCCCGTGCTCAAGGTGCTTGCGCCGGGAACGCTGCCGCCGCAGATCCGTCCCATCGAGGACAAGCGCACCTGGGATTAGTCCCGGCTGCGAACGGCATCTCCGACCCCCTGAAAGGCCTTCTTTCAGGGGGTTTTCGTTTGCATTGCCCTGTGCTGCCGCGTTGTGGGAAAACAAGCGCACGGAGCCGCGACGACTGCCCGCGCAGGGCGGCCGCGAAACCTGAGGAGGGCATGGAATGAAGTTGCCGCATGGACTGAAGACGCCGCAGGGGCGCGCATACATCGGCGTGGACGGCTGCCGGGGAGGATGGCTGGCCGCGGCGATCGGTCCGGACGGCCTTCGGTTCGAGCTGCACCGGACCGTTGCCGGGCTGTTCGGAGCGCACCGGGACACGACCATGCTCGTGGACATGCCCATGGGCCTGCCCCATGCCGGGGAGCCCGTTCGGCGCTGCGACGCCGAGGCGCGCAGGCTGCTCGGGCCCCGCCGTGCCAGCGTGTTTTCCCCGCCCTGCCGCGAGGCGCTCGCCGCAGGGGACCATGCCGAGGCCTGCGCCGTGAACCGTGCCGTCACGGGGCGCGGCCTGTCCATCCAGGCCTGGAACATCGCCCGGCGCATCCGGGAGCTGGACGAGCTGCTGCGGGCCGAGCCGGGAGCTTCCGGGCGGCTGCTGGAGTGCCATCCGGAGCTGTGTTTCGCCGCGCTCCTGGGAGCCCCCGCGACCCACCCCAAAAAAACCCGCGCCGGACGCGAGCAGCGGCTGAAAACCCTCCTTGGCTTGTGCCCGGAGGCCAAAGACCGTATCGTGCAGGGGTTGAAAAACTACGCCGGTCTCTGCGCGCACGACGATTTTCTGGATGCGCTGGTCCTGGCTGTCTGCCTCGCCCTGGCCGAACCGCCGGGAGACGCGAGGCCGAACAGGGGGCCGAGGAGCGGGCTGGCCCGGCTGGGCCTGGACCCGCTGAGCGGGAACGCGCCTTGTGACGCGGCGGGGCTGCCCATGGTCATTCACGTTCCGCCGGGCATGGGCGGGGCGCCCCAGCCCCGCGATCCGTCACCGGAGGCCGGGCCGTCAGGGAGATGATGGATGATGAAAACGAAGCGAATCTTGCTGTTGGCCGTGTTATTGCTTTCCGCGTGCGCCGCGCAGCGCACCGCGCCGCAGAGCCCCATGGGCATGGACTTCCTCCCGCAGAGCGGCGAATTCATCACCGTGGACGGTTCCAAGGCCGCGCCGGGAGAGGTGCTCGCCCTGGCCAAGTCCGCGGACTATCTGCTCCTGGGCGAGGGGCACCGCAATGCCTGCGACCATTCGGTGCAGCAGCTTCTCGTGCGGGAACTGGCCGAGGGCGGGCGGCCGCCCGCCGTGGGGCTGGAAATGGTCGGCACGGATCTTCAGCCCGTGCTGGACCGGTTCAACTCCGGCGAGCTGCCGCCCTCGGAAATGGGAAAGGCGCTGGATTGGCAGGAGAACTGGGGCTACCCGTTTTCGCTCTTCGAGCCGCTGTTTGAAATCGCCCGGCGCTACGCCCTGCCCGTGGGGGCGTTGAACGCGCCCCGCGCCCTGGTCAAGGCCGTGAGCGAAAAGGGGCTGGACGCGCTCAGCCCCGCCGACCGCGAGCGGCTGCCCCGGGTCATCGTCCCCCCCATCCCCGAACAGCGGGACGAGCTGAAGAGCGTCTATGAGGAACATGCCCGCCAGGGCCGGAGTTCCGGAGATCTCGACCGCTT
This window contains:
- a CDS encoding ASCH domain-containing protein, which codes for MGGEETNRFCWEVHLKALSVRQPWAQLIAQGDKTIEVRNRPWSYRDQLVICATARPIELDDDGEPLPVGCAVAIVDMVDCRPLRPDDAFPACMDGDCGDFTSDECAGKWAWVLSGSRMVENVPVKGQLQPWDWKGKPL
- a CDS encoding phenylacetate--CoA ligase family protein; the protein is MTRKDRTEGIYSRREVLDESERRQYYQLQLKELLSYAYRYSEDVKKRFDRAQFNVEKFKTLSDLKHIPIIKKKELIFLQSMGPRLGGLLTKDLGELRRVFLSPGPIFDPEDRTEDYWGWTEGFYAAGFRSGDVTQITFNYHLAPAGLMFEEPLKALSCAVIPAGPSSTASQIEIMQKLRVTGYVGTPSFLMHLAQKAEEMGLSLRKDLFMEVAFVTGEKFSEKMRTTLEKKFDCIMRQGYGTADVGCIGYECFHKSGLHLSNRAFVEICHPDTGIPLKDGEVGEIVVTAFNKTYPLIRLATGDLGYLDRSSCQCGRTSPRLGGIVGRVDTTARIKGMFVYPHQVEQVMAQFDEIKRWQIEVTNPGGVDEMVLNIESGSFKREDELLHTFREKIKLRPVLKVLAPGTLPPQIRPIEDKRTWD
- a CDS encoding FAD-binding and (Fe-S)-binding domain-containing protein — translated: MLPAPYDEIYKELVRVIPEDRLYTDPLRTLAYGTDASFYRLIPKIVADTDRESEVVEILRIVNRHQVPVTFRAAGTSLSGQAISDSILVRLGDGWNRYEILDNAARIALEPGIIGSHANRILAPHGKKIGPDPASIDTCKIGGIVANNASGMCCGVAENSYKTLDSLRIVLADGTPLDTGDAASREAFAKSHGKILDGLADLRARVLADEELAGLIRHKFKIKNTTGYSLNAIVDFEDPFEILQHLLVGSEGTLAFISRVVYRTVVEHAHKASALMRFPDIRSACRAATILRGLPVAAAEIMDRAAIASVEAKPGMPEGLAGLGPDAAALLVEVRAETAAELQTKIEAALDLVKDIPPLEPHRFTPVPAEYNVLWNVRKGLFPAVGAVRDAGTTVIIEDVAFPIADLADATLELQELFRKHGYDKAIIFGHALEGNLHFVFTQDFNVQSEIDRYAAFMEDVTHMVADKYKGSLKAEHGTGRNMAHFVELEWGRAAFELMREVKNLFDPKGLLNPGVILNDDPQAHLKDLKPLPKADDLIDRCIECGFCEPICPSKSLTLTPRQRIVAFREISRQRQGGASEEAVKAFKERYDYDGDATCAADGLCALRCPVTIDTGKFIKLYRSWQHGGFGNRLASAAAGQFALSATAVRAALKSAGAAHDLLGDRIMDGLCNGLHKYSGKRMPRWNTSMPRAGNSACEPSRPGGGLRVVYFPSCIARHMGPEKRDTDKSTICEHTRSVLAKAGYEIVLPQGLKKLCCGQPWESKGFLEQADAKLAELECALRSASNNGEFPILCETSPCLYRMKEHIKGLKLYDPIEFAVTLLADKLEYTPVNKRVALHVTCSARKLGLAPAAEELARRCAREVVVPEEVFCCGFAGDRGFNYPELNEAALKGLRSQIEGCTVGYSTSRTCEIGLSLHGGVPYKNLMFLLDEASWPKS
- a CDS encoding ChaN family lipoprotein, whose amino-acid sequence is MMKTKRILLLAVLLLSACAAQRTAPQSPMGMDFLPQSGEFITVDGSKAAPGEVLALAKSADYLLLGEGHRNACDHSVQQLLVRELAEGGRPPAVGLEMVGTDLQPVLDRFNSGELPPSEMGKALDWQENWGYPFSLFEPLFEIARRYALPVGALNAPRALVKAVSEKGLDALSPADRERLPRVIVPPIPEQRDELKSVYEEHARQGRSSGDLDRFLLVQSLWDTSMAENAFGLRKSTGRPVVIMAGAGHVERGWGIASRLRTLDPQARIVLLLPLRDSADFDRRDGDGFFYCPETYRSRMGMTLEAREGRIVVRAVERGSRADTAGIRPGDVLEVAQGLAVKSLLDLHFAGKRAHDRDESLVFTLSRRGEPVVVDLGKLGKSGTSGEEKQ
- a CDS encoding quinone oxidoreductase family protein, translated to MGKAVVLHATGGPEALSWEDFEPGTPGPGEALVAHEAVGVNFIDIYQRTGLYPLPKLPAVLGLEGAGVVEAVGEGVTEVAVGDRVAYAGGPPGAYAEKRLIPAHRLVPLPAFLSFHDAASVMLRGMTARYLLKGCYPVGPESVILVHAASGGVGTLLTQWAHSLGATVIGTVGSEAKAVQARENGCDHVILYREEDFVAGVREFTRGRGVDAVYDSVGQATFLKSLDCLRPMGMMVSFGQSSGSVEPFSPGLLASKGSLFLTRPSLMEYTRKREDLLAHAEDLFGVLEQGAVKAKINQEYPLREVGLAHSDLESRRTSGCTVLQV
- a CDS encoding metallophosphoesterase; protein product: MFHTILALVVTALHGYLFWRLSSIPVVRRHVPRAVLFALAAALWGCFFLDRLLAPEAASALGVFLELWSMSWMAMLFLMFVAVFAVDAATCFGLLLRRRAPTLRGAAFLVGIAFSCLALIQGLRPPEVEEYDVNLPGLPAELDGTVLVALSDLHLGTLLGREWLDARVRQVEALRPDLVVLTGDVFEGHGVPGEDLIAGLRGLSAPLGVWGVLGNHDLHMPGMDIGPVFARSGVRLLRNSRVQLAPGLVLAGVDNLSSRGDQRNIPAYFSRTLDGRPQGAAILLSHAPVGAKLAEAKGIGLMLAGHTHGGQIWPFGYLVKRQFRYFTGAYRLGPMTLIVSRGTGTWGPRMRLWLPGEIQRIALHPG
- a CDS encoding DUF429 domain-containing protein, whose translation is MKLPHGLKTPQGRAYIGVDGCRGGWLAAAIGPDGLRFELHRTVAGLFGAHRDTTMLVDMPMGLPHAGEPVRRCDAEARRLLGPRRASVFSPPCREALAAGDHAEACAVNRAVTGRGLSIQAWNIARRIRELDELLRAEPGASGRLLECHPELCFAALLGAPATHPKKTRAGREQRLKTLLGLCPEAKDRIVQGLKNYAGLCAHDDFLDALVLAVCLALAEPPGDARPNRGPRSGLARLGLDPLSGNAPCDAAGLPMVIHVPPGMGGAPQPRDPSPEAGPSGR